AGTCATCATATGAGTCCTATAAAAATTATTGGGTATCTATAGTTTCATTGATTAGGATTTTATTGGAAACAAAATATATATGCAGGCTTTCTAATTATTCACAACCTCCACTTAATACACTTTCAGTGCTAAGGCTACATTCAATTAAGTACCATCAGTCACGTAAAGATGTCCGAATTTGACAAATACACTACACCATTGTCTTCCCGTTATGCTTCAGAGGAGATGTCGTCAAtcttctctttgagaaaCCGTTTCTCCACCTGGAGAAAGCTTTGGCTAAACCTCGCTgttgcagaaaaagagctggGTTTGTCAGTAATCACCGATGAAGCTATCGAAGAGATGCGTCAGCACCTGAAGATCACTGACGCTGAAATTGGCGAGGCATCTAAGCAGGAAGCCATTGTGAGACACGATGTTATGGCTCACGTCCACGCATTTGGCCAGACTTGTCCTAGTGCCGCCGGAATCATTCATCTTGGCGCTACTTCGTGCTTTGTCACTGACAATGCTGACCtgatcttcttgagagaCGCTTACGACATCTTAATACCTAAGCTAGTGAACGTTATCAACAGACTGTCTCAATTTGCTCTGCAGTGGAAAGACCTACCAGTTTTGGGCTGGACCCACTTCCAACCTGCTCAATTGACTACGCTGGGCAAGAGAGTGACTCTCTGGATTCAAGAGTTGCTGTGGGACTTAAGAAACTTTGTCAGAGCTAGAAACGACATTGGCTTGCGTGGTGTGAAGGGTACCACTGGTACTCAAGCATCCTTTCTGGCCCTTTTCCATGGCGACCACGACAAGgttgaagctcttgataAGAGAGTTACTGAGTTGCTTGGTTTTGACACTGTGTACCCTGTTACTGGCCAAACTTACTCCAGAAAGATCGATATTGACGTCCTAGCTCCCCTATGTTCCTTTGCCGCCACTGCGCACAAGATGGCTACCGATATTAGATTGCTGGCCAACCTAAAGGAGATTGAGGAGCCTTTCGAGAAGTCTCAAATCGGTTCTTCAGCCATGGCTTACAAGAGAAACCCAATGCGTTGCGAGCGTGTTTGTTCTCTTGCCAGACATTTGGGCTCTCTCTTCAACGATGCTGTCCAAACTGCCTCTGTTCA
Above is a genomic segment from Lachancea thermotolerans CBS 6340 chromosome A complete sequence containing:
- the ADE13 gene encoding adenylosuccinase ADE13 (highly similar to uniprot|Q05911 Saccharomyces cerevisiae YLR359W ADE13 Adenylosuccinate lyase catalyzes two steps in the 'de novo' purine nucleotide biosynthetic pathway); protein product: MSEFDKYTTPLSSRYASEEMSSIFSLRNRFSTWRKLWLNLAVAEKELGLSVITDEAIEEMRQHLKITDAEIGEASKQEAIVRHDVMAHVHAFGQTCPSAAGIIHLGATSCFVTDNADLIFLRDAYDILIPKLVNVINRLSQFALQWKDLPVLGWTHFQPAQLTTLGKRVTLWIQELLWDLRNFVRARNDIGLRGVKGTTGTQASFLALFHGDHDKVEALDKRVTELLGFDTVYPVTGQTYSRKIDIDVLAPLCSFAATAHKMATDIRLLANLKEIEEPFEKSQIGSSAMAYKRNPMRCERVCSLARHLGSLFNDAVQTASVQWFERTLDDSAIRRISLPSAFLTTDILLSTLLNISSGLVVYPKVIERRIKSELPFMATENIIMAMVGKGASRQEVHEAIRVLSHQAAAVVKEEGGDNDLIERIKKDNFFQPIWDELDSLLEPSTFVGRAPQQVEKFVGGDVAQALAPFQDKITDEQVKLSV